The Desulfomonilaceae bacterium genome has a segment encoding these proteins:
- a CDS encoding VCBS repeat-containing protein: MNRATASRLIFWLLLIILTLYPSLGSAGENSENPRSTRILILPFSLSPVSQQDKELVSFGDHATETVKSTVESMGRSASAIPLASCEKFLTNGTNSIDDKSAVDLARKLDADMAIFGFLSREHGRYRIRGMMWDMKTNRPCVSTDVTVENIHSLSGALNVFSNAINRRLTGAPKLEFYKSEGMSTVTAQPGRNPALVNMPSRSAQSSAPWRSPEISVGISSVTIADLDGDGKNETVFLDENGLTISRFDDGGLKPLTRYSQGPAIYVSAEAKDLDGDGVAELILCYRTLSGFESAIIQYKGMNLTVADKLQDVILKVISEPVDEKEKEILVGQRIDSSNIFSGREEQYEFRQGKLQKVGDISLPPGTFLLSYASGRFGADNQFLRIILNQDQRLMAFDQENRLLAIKPDRLYGLRRRIRLYRQGQSPLDIAMPGRILISNAQGMGKNEILVIQQSEAGSAVEALGWNGKEFLENWRTVTSPGIISDYLIADFKNDGANSLVLALVNPMFFQSITGYRSIVFAYDMSM; encoded by the coding sequence ATGAATCGAGCTACCGCTTCGAGACTCATCTTCTGGCTTCTGCTGATCATTCTCACACTTTACCCATCTTTGGGTTCTGCTGGTGAGAATTCGGAAAACCCTCGTTCCACTAGGATTCTTATTCTGCCATTCAGCCTGTCGCCGGTATCACAACAGGATAAAGAGCTAGTATCATTTGGGGATCACGCCACTGAAACAGTCAAGTCGACGGTTGAGTCTATGGGCCGCTCCGCAAGCGCAATTCCTCTCGCGTCTTGTGAAAAATTTCTCACAAATGGGACCAATTCAATTGATGACAAAAGCGCTGTCGATCTTGCCCGCAAACTGGACGCGGATATGGCGATTTTCGGATTCCTGTCCCGGGAACATGGTCGGTACCGGATACGGGGGATGATGTGGGACATGAAAACTAACAGACCATGCGTGTCCACTGATGTCACGGTGGAGAATATTCATTCTCTGTCAGGGGCTCTCAATGTTTTCTCCAACGCTATTAACAGGCGCTTGACTGGAGCCCCAAAACTCGAGTTTTACAAATCGGAAGGCATGTCTACAGTCACCGCGCAGCCGGGCCGCAATCCTGCTCTCGTGAATATGCCCAGCAGATCAGCGCAATCCTCCGCGCCATGGAGAAGTCCCGAGATTTCAGTGGGGATTTCTTCTGTAACCATCGCTGATTTGGACGGGGACGGCAAGAATGAGACGGTGTTTCTTGATGAAAACGGTTTGACAATCAGTAGGTTCGACGATGGAGGGCTTAAACCGCTTACCAGATACTCCCAGGGTCCTGCGATTTATGTGAGCGCCGAAGCGAAGGATCTCGATGGGGACGGTGTCGCGGAGTTGATATTATGTTATCGAACCTTATCAGGGTTTGAGTCTGCGATTATTCAGTACAAGGGGATGAACCTGACTGTCGCTGATAAGCTCCAGGACGTAATACTCAAGGTAATATCGGAACCTGTCGATGAAAAAGAAAAGGAGATACTTGTAGGACAAAGGATTGATTCCTCGAACATTTTCAGTGGCCGGGAAGAGCAATATGAGTTCAGGCAAGGGAAGCTTCAGAAGGTTGGTGACATTAGCCTGCCACCGGGAACTTTTTTGTTGAGTTACGCTTCGGGCAGATTTGGGGCAGATAACCAGTTCCTCAGGATAATTTTGAATCAGGATCAGCGTCTGATGGCCTTTGACCAGGAGAACAGGCTGCTTGCGATCAAACCGGACCGGCTTTACGGATTGAGGAGACGTATCAGACTATACAGACAGGGCCAATCGCCGCTCGACATCGCGATGCCGGGACGGATACTTATCAGCAACGCTCAGGGAATGGGCAAGAACGAAATTCTTGTCATTCAACAGTCAGAAGCCGGCTCAGCGGTGGAGGCTTTGGGTTGGAACGGCAAGGAGTTTCTCGAAAACTGGCGAACTGTCACTAGCCCTGGTATCATTTCGGACTACCTGATAGCTGATTTTAAGAATGACGGCGCAAATTCGCTTGTGCTGGCGCTTGTTAACCCCATGTTTTTTCAGAGTATCACGGGATACCGTAGCATTGTGTTCGCTTATGACATGTCGATGTGA
- a CDS encoding ElyC/SanA/YdcF family protein, producing the protein MIYFWFVSKKIMSAAIYPIGLTFILVVVALILSWNHRRRAARLLFALAGLTLFVFSLGWTGHTLVKALEDEAGPYVDPAKLRDAGIKFIVVLGGTAVKPDKSPADRWDRSVLRLLEGWRLWREIPNSKLVLSGGAVSYADAMAVLPEWLGVPENAIILETRALDTDDEARLFEPIVGTRPFALVTSATHIPRAMSMFRGRGMKPIACPCDFRETTTPPLYELCLPKADWLNDSEIALHEYYGRLFYWFKGLAQ; encoded by the coding sequence ATGATCTATTTTTGGTTCGTCAGTAAGAAAATCATGAGCGCAGCGATCTATCCAATCGGGCTAACATTTATCCTGGTAGTCGTGGCTCTTATACTTTCCTGGAATCATCGAAGACGCGCCGCCAGGCTACTGTTTGCGCTGGCTGGTTTGACGTTGTTCGTTTTTTCACTTGGATGGACTGGACATACTTTGGTGAAGGCGTTGGAAGACGAGGCAGGTCCTTACGTCGATCCAGCGAAATTGCGGGACGCTGGAATAAAATTTATCGTTGTACTCGGGGGAACTGCCGTGAAACCCGATAAAAGCCCGGCTGACCGATGGGATCGGTCCGTACTGAGGCTATTGGAAGGATGGCGATTATGGCGCGAGATACCAAACTCCAAGCTCGTACTGTCAGGGGGCGCGGTTAGCTATGCAGACGCGATGGCGGTTCTGCCTGAGTGGCTAGGTGTCCCAGAGAACGCGATAATTCTGGAGACGAGGGCCCTGGATACCGACGATGAAGCCAGGCTGTTTGAACCGATTGTCGGGACTCGTCCTTTCGCCCTTGTGACATCCGCTACCCATATTCCGAGGGCGATGAGCATGTTTCGGGGTCGGGGAATGAAACCGATCGCCTGCCCGTGCGATTTCAGGGAAACAACGACTCCACCACTGTATGAATTGTGTCTTCCAAAGGCTGATTGGTTGAACGATTCCGAGATAGCCCTACATGAGTATTATGGAAGGTTGTTTTATTGGTTCAAGGGCTTGGCGCAGTAG
- a CDS encoding CpsB/CapC family capsule biosynthesis tyrosine phosphatase, producing MIDLHNHILPGIDDGATDINEALEMARIAVEEGFSGIVATPHFGSGQFTSDVNEVRRRVLELNDKLASVDVNLTIYPGMEARLTADVLNSLSNGTVISLNDSQYILLELPPLQVPAGFENFVRMMINSGRKIVLAHPEKNVELQTYPDTIYKLVTMFRPGDLLVQITADSITGDAGLRALSTSKWLLENGLAHILATDAHSPIHRAPRMRNAFELVSSLVGREKTIKMTTDWPRNIIQNEDVVCSHPRKKPEKRKRFFGLFGK from the coding sequence ATGATAGATTTGCATAACCATATACTTCCTGGGATAGATGACGGAGCGACAGATATTAACGAGGCCTTGGAGATGGCCCGCATCGCAGTTGAGGAAGGCTTTTCGGGGATAGTCGCCACACCTCATTTTGGTAGTGGGCAGTTCACTAGCGACGTCAATGAGGTCAGGAGACGCGTGCTTGAACTCAATGATAAACTCGCGTCGGTTGATGTAAATCTGACCATCTATCCAGGCATGGAAGCTCGTCTGACCGCTGATGTTCTGAACTCCCTATCGAATGGTACCGTAATCTCTTTGAATGACAGTCAGTATATACTTCTTGAGTTGCCACCTCTTCAGGTCCCGGCGGGTTTTGAAAACTTTGTGCGCATGATGATAAATTCCGGTCGAAAGATAGTCCTGGCTCACCCGGAAAAGAACGTGGAATTACAGACTTATCCAGACACGATTTATAAACTCGTCACAATGTTCAGACCTGGGGATTTGTTAGTTCAAATTACTGCGGACAGTATCACAGGTGACGCCGGGCTTCGCGCTCTGTCAACTTCGAAGTGGCTACTGGAGAACGGTTTGGCGCATATACTCGCCACTGACGCTCATTCTCCGATTCACCGGGCCCCTAGAATGCGGAACGCTTTTGAACTGGTTTCTTCACTGGTAGGACGAGAAAAAACTATTAAGATGACAACGGACTGGCCTAGAAACATTATTCAAAATGAAGACGTCGTCTGCTCTCATCCTCGGAAAAAGCCCGAGAAACGCAAACGATTCTTTGGCCTATTTGGAAAGTGA
- a CDS encoding sodium-translocating pyrophosphatase — protein sequence MDWVVYVALLCGGAGVAYSLITAGWVFKQDAGNERMREISSYVAEGAMAYLTRQYKVVAIIAAILFVILWVALGRMPAIGFLVGLIGSGLAGFLGMKVSVNANVRVAAAAGKSLADAMDVAFKGGSVTGIVVTGLALLGVAGFYMLARGNNADEHQIFTALVGLGFGSSLMSVFARVGGGIYTKAADVGADLIGKVEADLPEDDPRNAGVIADNVGDNVGDCAGMAADLYETYTVTIVAAMLLGSTIYGMGTPAFFMPLLIGGVAIIASIIGTFFVKVSRTKNEKDVYIMGALYKGMAVAGILAAIAFYFVAGYLPLGKPLATAYIIQPMSIFFLAVIGLVLTGLIVVITEYFTGMYGPVKYVAQASTTGHGTNIIAGLAISMISTVLPVLVLAASIMIGYAIGGGFTGSTGTGLYGIAVVVVSMLSMTGIVVAIDSYGPITDNAGGIAEMADLSEEVRNRTDPLDAVGNTTKAVTKGYAIGSAALAALVLFAEYTRAIEGLSGKAVAFDLSDPKILVGLLIGGIIPYFFAALCMLAVGKAAGSIVEEVRRQFREIKGLREGLPGVKAEYGKCVDIVTAAAQKEMVIPSLLPVVIPLVVAFTLGKEALGGMLIGSIVVGLFLAIAMTTGGATWDNAKKYIEDGYFGGKGGEAHKAAVTGDTVGDPYKDTAGPALNPVIKVVNMVALLLVPFIVK from the coding sequence ATGGACTGGGTTGTTTATGTCGCCCTATTATGTGGGGGCGCGGGAGTGGCCTATAGCCTAATAACCGCGGGTTGGGTATTTAAGCAGGATGCGGGCAATGAGCGAATGCGGGAAATATCCAGCTATGTCGCTGAAGGCGCAATGGCTTATCTGACTCGCCAGTATAAGGTCGTGGCTATTATCGCGGCTATCTTGTTTGTTATCCTCTGGGTTGCCCTCGGAAGGATGCCGGCAATCGGCTTCTTGGTCGGTTTGATTGGGTCAGGTCTTGCTGGTTTCCTGGGGATGAAAGTTTCCGTCAACGCGAACGTGCGCGTGGCCGCTGCTGCGGGTAAGAGCCTTGCGGACGCTATGGACGTCGCGTTCAAGGGTGGGTCTGTGACCGGAATCGTGGTTACAGGTCTTGCTCTGCTAGGTGTCGCCGGTTTTTACATGCTCGCCAGGGGAAACAATGCCGACGAACACCAAATCTTTACCGCTCTTGTAGGTCTTGGTTTTGGTAGTTCACTCATGAGCGTGTTCGCCCGTGTGGGTGGAGGTATCTACACCAAAGCCGCGGACGTGGGCGCCGACCTTATTGGTAAAGTCGAAGCCGATCTTCCGGAAGACGATCCCCGTAACGCGGGTGTTATCGCTGACAACGTTGGTGACAACGTTGGTGACTGCGCGGGTATGGCCGCCGACCTTTATGAAACCTACACTGTTACGATCGTAGCGGCGATGTTGCTCGGCAGCACTATCTATGGTATGGGGACGCCCGCTTTCTTTATGCCGCTGCTCATCGGTGGCGTCGCGATTATCGCATCGATTATCGGGACCTTCTTCGTTAAAGTGAGCAGGACCAAGAACGAAAAAGACGTCTATATCATGGGCGCTCTTTACAAAGGTATGGCCGTCGCTGGCATACTCGCCGCAATAGCCTTTTATTTCGTGGCGGGGTATCTTCCTCTCGGCAAGCCACTCGCTACGGCCTACATCATTCAGCCAATGAGCATATTCTTCCTGGCTGTAATTGGTCTGGTTCTTACTGGCCTGATCGTTGTCATTACTGAATATTTCACCGGTATGTACGGCCCGGTTAAATATGTCGCTCAGGCTTCTACAACCGGTCACGGCACCAACATCATCGCCGGTCTTGCTATCAGCATGATTTCGACAGTGCTGCCTGTCCTTGTCCTTGCAGCCTCTATCATGATTGGATACGCGATTGGCGGTGGTTTCACCGGAAGCACCGGAACCGGACTTTACGGAATCGCTGTTGTCGTTGTTTCCATGCTTTCCATGACTGGAATAGTTGTCGCAATCGACTCATACGGGCCTATTACGGACAACGCCGGTGGTATCGCTGAAATGGCCGACTTGTCGGAAGAAGTTCGTAACAGAACGGACCCGCTTGACGCTGTTGGTAACACTACAAAGGCTGTTACTAAAGGATATGCCATTGGTTCCGCAGCTCTGGCGGCCCTGGTCCTTTTCGCCGAGTACACAAGAGCCATAGAAGGTTTGTCAGGAAAGGCGGTAGCCTTCGACCTGTCTGATCCGAAAATCCTAGTCGGTCTGCTAATTGGAGGCATAATTCCTTACTTCTTCGCAGCCCTTTGTATGCTCGCAGTTGGGAAAGCCGCCGGATCAATCGTAGAAGAAGTTCGCAGACAGTTCCGGGAAATCAAAGGCCTAAGAGAAGGTCTCCCTGGTGTCAAAGCCGAATACGGCAAGTGCGTGGATATCGTCACGGCCGCAGCCCAGAAAGAGATGGTTATCCCATCCCTGCTGCCGGTGGTGATACCTCTAGTGGTGGCGTTTACACTTGGTAAGGAAGCCCTCGGTGGTATGCTCATCGGTAGCATCGTTGTAGGTCTGTTCCTTGCCATCGCGATGACGACTGGTGGAGCTACCTGGGATAACGCCAAGAAGTACATTGAAGATGGATATTTTGGTGGTAAGGGTGGCGAAGCTCACAAAGCGGCGGTTACCGGTGATACCGTAGGTGATCCGTATAAGGATACTGCGGGCCCGGCCTTGAACCCGGTCATCAAGGTCGTCAATATGGTGGCGCTGCTACTAGTTCCGTTTATCGTCAAGTAG
- a CDS encoding SagB/ThcOx family dehydrogenase, translating into MKSIKSLMFCVIALVLGQLFQERVFGAQEFKLPKPGLTGKMSVEAGMLKKKSVRHYSKEPLTLEQISQLLWAANGVLPVDAMSGATAKTVPSAGGIYPLEIFLLTGNQTVKGLPAGVFQYNSFNNSLLQISESDSRAALAQAALSQMWLAAAPAVVVIGAAFAKTTAKYGNRGIQYVFMESGASNQNLYLQAEALGLRVGTVGAFDDNSVSSAMKIPAGVSPLLIVPVGK; encoded by the coding sequence ATGAAGTCGATAAAATCCTTGATGTTTTGCGTAATCGCTCTGGTGTTGGGCCAGTTGTTCCAGGAACGCGTGTTTGGAGCGCAGGAGTTTAAGCTTCCCAAACCCGGTTTGACAGGAAAAATGTCTGTGGAAGCGGGAATGTTGAAGAAAAAATCAGTCAGGCATTACTCTAAAGAGCCGTTGACACTGGAGCAGATTTCTCAATTGCTATGGGCGGCGAATGGTGTCCTGCCTGTAGACGCTATGAGTGGAGCTACCGCCAAAACCGTGCCGTCGGCAGGCGGAATCTATCCTTTAGAAATATTCCTGCTTACAGGGAATCAAACGGTAAAAGGATTACCGGCCGGTGTGTTTCAGTACAACTCGTTTAATAATTCTCTACTTCAAATTTCCGAATCGGATTCCAGGGCAGCCCTTGCTCAGGCCGCGTTATCACAAATGTGGCTTGCTGCAGCTCCTGCTGTAGTGGTTATTGGCGCCGCGTTTGCCAAAACCACCGCCAAATATGGGAACAGAGGAATTCAGTACGTCTTCATGGAATCGGGCGCTTCGAACCAGAATCTCTATCTTCAGGCAGAAGCGTTGGGCCTGAGGGTCGGGACTGTGGGAGCTTTTGATGACAATTCGGTTTCCTCAGCCATGAAAATTCCGGCAGGGGTAAGTCCTTTATTAATAGTGCCGGTGGGGAAATAA
- the ndk gene encoding nucleoside-diphosphate kinase, with protein MQKTLSIIKPDGVEKNLIGEVVRIFESEGIRIAAMKMKRLSKPEAEGFYYVHSERPFFPELVEFMTSGPVVIMVLEAGDVIKRNRELMGATDPSEAAAGTIRASWAGSKQNNIVHGSDSEESANFEISYFFSGTEIF; from the coding sequence ATGCAAAAAACTCTATCGATAATCAAGCCCGACGGTGTGGAGAAAAATCTGATCGGGGAAGTGGTTAGAATTTTTGAATCAGAAGGCATTCGGATAGCGGCCATGAAAATGAAAAGGCTCAGCAAGCCCGAGGCAGAAGGATTTTACTATGTTCACAGCGAGAGGCCATTCTTTCCTGAGCTGGTGGAATTCATGACCTCTGGGCCAGTGGTGATAATGGTTCTGGAGGCCGGGGACGTGATAAAACGCAACAGGGAGTTGATGGGAGCGACGGATCCTTCGGAGGCAGCGGCCGGAACAATTAGAGCCAGTTGGGCGGGTAGTAAACAGAATAATATAGTTCATGGCTCTGATTCGGAAGAAAGCGCAAACTTTGAGATCAGCTACTTCTTCAGTGGCACAGAGATATTTTGA
- the rlmN gene encoding 23S rRNA (adenine(2503)-C(2))-methyltransferase RlmN translates to MTTSFSNIRADRLPDLAGMTLDEAESFFIALNQDKYRAAQVLRWIHQGLCVSFDPMTNLSKKLRELLSGAARIERLNKIKTMESQDGVRKFLFGLTDGRQIESVYIPTEDHDTLCVSTQVGCAMGCKICRTSRMGFIRNLSAGEIVGQLLEVRRQIPGSSITNVVFMGMGEPLANFENTVRAINIMANPNGPHISWRRITVSTAGLAPLIPDLGKTVRVKLAVSLNAVSDDIRSMIMPLNKKYPLDQLLDAMKRFPLPKRDRITIEYVMIKSLNDSDDDARKLVRILNPIRTKVNLIPFNDELSDEFKSPTPERVASFQDILMSKSLMAIIRKSRGRDILAACGQLASESGGDC, encoded by the coding sequence TTGACGACCAGCTTCTCCAATATTAGGGCGGACCGTCTACCGGATCTAGCCGGGATGACTCTGGATGAGGCGGAGTCATTTTTCATTGCTTTGAATCAGGACAAGTACCGTGCCGCTCAGGTCCTGAGATGGATACATCAGGGGCTCTGCGTATCTTTTGACCCTATGACCAATCTCTCCAAGAAATTGCGGGAGCTGCTTAGCGGCGCTGCCCGCATAGAGCGCCTCAACAAGATCAAGACAATGGAATCCCAGGATGGGGTCAGAAAATTCCTCTTCGGTCTGACGGACGGCCGACAAATTGAATCCGTGTACATACCCACAGAGGATCATGACACTCTCTGTGTTTCTACTCAGGTAGGATGCGCAATGGGTTGCAAGATCTGCCGAACATCGCGGATGGGTTTCATCCGGAATCTGTCGGCTGGCGAAATTGTCGGGCAGTTACTTGAAGTCCGAAGACAGATCCCAGGCTCATCCATTACAAATGTTGTTTTTATGGGAATGGGTGAGCCCCTCGCCAATTTCGAAAATACCGTTAGGGCCATAAACATCATGGCCAACCCTAACGGACCTCACATTTCTTGGAGGAGGATTACTGTTTCGACAGCCGGCCTGGCCCCACTTATACCTGATCTCGGGAAAACGGTTCGAGTAAAGTTGGCTGTTAGTTTGAACGCGGTCAGCGATGACATTAGAAGCATGATCATGCCCTTAAACAAAAAATATCCGCTTGATCAACTCCTTGACGCGATGAAAAGATTTCCTTTACCAAAACGGGATCGGATTACCATAGAATATGTCATGATAAAGAGTCTTAATGATTCAGACGATGACGCTAGAAAATTGGTGAGGATCCTGAATCCAATCAGGACAAAGGTTAATCTCATACCGTTTAATGATGAATTGTCCGACGAGTTCAAAAGCCCTACGCCTGAAAGGGTGGCATCTTTTCAGGACATACTGATGTCAAAATCCTTGATGGCAATAATCCGTAAATCTCGCGGTCGCGACATACTTGCGGCCTGCGGCCAACTTGCTTCAGAAAGTGGAGGAGATTGTTGA
- a CDS encoding AAA family ATPase codes for MNEHVERLINALSDPSVYPHRPGSVQVIQTHISVVFVAGPYVYKVKKPLSMGFLDFSSLEKRKFFCHQEVTLNSRFSENIYLGVAPIFESSAGRINLNEEGSEIECAVLMRYIPEQKVLRNALALGMVNESTIDRVSNSIKKFHLKAVGGPQISIFGAPEVITRNVKENFYQTEDFIGETISAQTFESVRSASLKFLEENRGYLEQRVKEGHIRDCHGDLHLDHVILFDKIMMVDCIEFNDRFRYSDSLADIAFLLMDLDFSGYPAFSRRVLSGYMGDERQKTAQDLLLFYKSYRAYVRGKVQSFASREPEIEAKIRLKSASTASSYFRLARAYFQPPPNPTLVIMCGLMGSGKSFLASRLAERLGIKAIRSDVTRKQTMGISPVEHRLDNFGEGIYTRESSDRIYRLMLERAGVDLEKNETVILDASFIKRSDRIAARDLALDHNADFLLIYCETTDDVIHSRLIRRIEETDEPSDGRWDLYHSQKTEFEEISPEEGAITKYDPSLDINEFLAPITRQVAFGCS; via the coding sequence TTGAATGAACATGTAGAGCGGCTGATAAACGCCTTGTCCGATCCTTCAGTTTATCCTCACCGCCCCGGATCTGTTCAGGTCATTCAAACTCATATCTCTGTTGTTTTTGTGGCCGGTCCTTATGTCTATAAGGTCAAGAAGCCTTTATCAATGGGTTTTCTGGATTTTTCCTCTCTCGAAAAGAGAAAATTCTTCTGCCATCAGGAAGTGACTTTGAACTCTCGTTTTTCAGAGAATATTTATCTTGGAGTGGCGCCAATTTTCGAATCATCAGCGGGAAGAATCAATTTAAACGAAGAAGGGTCTGAGATCGAATGCGCTGTCCTGATGAGATATATCCCCGAGCAAAAGGTGCTACGCAATGCGCTCGCTCTTGGCATGGTTAATGAGAGTACCATCGACAGGGTCTCGAACAGCATAAAGAAATTTCATTTGAAAGCGGTTGGTGGGCCCCAAATATCAATTTTTGGAGCGCCGGAAGTAATAACAAGAAACGTAAAAGAAAATTTTTATCAGACCGAGGACTTTATTGGAGAGACAATCTCCGCTCAGACTTTTGAATCGGTTAGAAGCGCTTCTCTGAAATTTCTTGAAGAAAACAGGGGATACCTCGAGCAAAGAGTTAAAGAAGGGCACATTCGAGACTGCCATGGGGACTTGCATCTGGATCATGTGATTCTTTTTGACAAAATTATGATGGTTGACTGCATAGAGTTCAATGACCGGTTCAGGTATTCGGATTCCCTTGCGGACATTGCCTTTTTGCTTATGGATCTTGATTTTTCAGGTTATCCGGCGTTTTCAAGGCGGGTCCTGTCAGGATACATGGGGGATGAGCGACAAAAAACCGCTCAGGATTTGTTGCTTTTTTACAAGTCGTATAGAGCCTATGTTCGCGGGAAGGTACAGAGCTTCGCTTCACGTGAGCCTGAAATTGAAGCAAAAATCCGATTGAAATCCGCTTCGACAGCTTCCAGTTATTTTCGGCTCGCCAGGGCTTATTTTCAACCCCCGCCCAATCCCACCTTGGTGATCATGTGCGGCCTTATGGGATCAGGTAAAAGTTTTCTGGCTTCGAGGCTCGCTGAAAGACTGGGAATCAAGGCCATCCGCTCCGATGTCACAAGAAAGCAAACCATGGGGATATCCCCCGTCGAACATCGGCTTGACAACTTCGGCGAGGGAATCTATACACGCGAGTCGTCTGACCGAATTTACCGGCTCATGCTCGAACGGGCAGGCGTCGATTTGGAGAAGAACGAGACTGTCATACTGGACGCTTCGTTCATCAAACGCTCAGATCGTATTGCTGCAAGGGATCTAGCGTTAGACCACAATGCCGATTTTCTTTTGATTTATTGTGAAACCACGGACGATGTCATTCATTCCAGGCTTATTCGTCGAATCGAGGAGACTGATGAACCTTCTGACGGTCGTTGGGATTTGTATCACAGCCAAAAAACCGAATTTGAGGAGATAAGTCCTGAAGAAGGAGCAATTACAAAATATGACCCAAGTCTGGATATCAATGAGTTTCTGGCTCCTATTACCAGACAGGTCGCGTTCGGTTGTTCATAG
- a CDS encoding tetratricopeptide repeat protein, whose amino-acid sequence MLNTKSRRVFCPWVLALVVFLTLVACVPQKSESPGKVQKTVELHYQLGINFLNEGKTPQAIKELLAAQMLAPGNGDIEHALGLAYQRKGMYDEAVTQYKIALEKDPKLTEAKNNLGTAYLAKGMPDDAIKKFEECLKDPTYLTPEKAAYNLGVAYNQKNDLDKAIINYERSALLKDDNINALFNLGFCYEEKKDFNRALEDYKKALAVDPSFKEALYRIGLIYQERKDYPAATEAFRKVVEIDPEFLVGHLKLGESLLNEGDKSEGIKKLEFVVKNDPEGQIGNEARRIIGENSKQKRENK is encoded by the coding sequence GTGTTGAATACCAAATCGAGAAGAGTGTTTTGCCCTTGGGTTTTGGCGCTGGTCGTTTTTTTGACTTTGGTTGCTTGTGTTCCCCAGAAGTCAGAGTCGCCAGGAAAGGTCCAGAAGACTGTCGAACTCCATTATCAGTTGGGGATAAATTTTTTGAATGAGGGCAAAACTCCGCAAGCCATAAAGGAATTGTTGGCGGCTCAAATGCTGGCGCCGGGCAACGGCGACATTGAACATGCCCTGGGATTGGCTTATCAGCGAAAGGGCATGTACGATGAAGCCGTGACTCAATACAAAATAGCTCTTGAAAAGGATCCCAAGTTAACTGAAGCCAAGAACAATCTTGGTACAGCTTATTTGGCCAAGGGGATGCCGGATGACGCCATAAAGAAATTCGAAGAATGTTTGAAGGACCCTACCTATTTAACACCGGAAAAGGCCGCCTATAACCTTGGAGTAGCGTATAATCAGAAAAACGATCTCGACAAGGCCATCATTAATTATGAACGGTCCGCCCTGCTCAAAGACGACAATATCAACGCGTTGTTCAATCTCGGTTTTTGCTACGAAGAAAAAAAGGATTTCAACAGGGCTCTAGAAGATTACAAAAAGGCCCTGGCCGTTGACCCTTCATTCAAAGAAGCTTTGTATAGAATTGGGTTAATTTATCAGGAAAGAAAAGATTACCCCGCTGCAACTGAAGCGTTTCGGAAAGTCGTTGAAATTGATCCGGAATTTCTGGTTGGGCATCTGAAGTTGGGTGAGTCTCTCCTTAATGAAGGAGACAAATCAGAAGGCATAAAGAAACTTGAATTCGTAGTAAAAAATGATCCGGAAGGACAAATCGGCAATGAGGCCAGACGCATAATAGGCGAAAATTCAAAGCAAAAGCGGGAAAACAAGTAA
- a CDS encoding IMP cyclohydrolase — translation MPKIYRALISVTDKSGVTKFASDLHSFGVEILSTGGTAKTIAASGIKIKEVSEFTGFPEMLDGRVKTLHPKVHGGILGIRSNPDHADAMKKHGIEPIDMVVVNLYAFEKTIEDPSCSLANAIENIDIGGPTLLRAAAKNYPFVTVITDPDDYVRVIDEMKAMGGSVSEATNFRLAKKVFRLTNQYDGAIATYLESIKPS, via the coding sequence ATGCCCAAGATTTATAGAGCCCTGATCAGTGTGACGGACAAGAGTGGAGTGACCAAATTTGCTTCAGACCTCCACTCCTTTGGCGTGGAAATTCTCTCCACAGGGGGCACAGCCAAGACCATTGCCGCTTCTGGAATTAAAATTAAGGAAGTCTCAGAGTTCACGGGATTCCCGGAGATGCTTGACGGCAGGGTAAAAACGTTACACCCCAAGGTTCATGGCGGCATTCTGGGTATACGATCCAATCCCGATCACGCTGATGCCATGAAAAAGCATGGGATAGAGCCTATAGACATGGTGGTCGTCAACCTTTACGCGTTTGAGAAAACCATTGAGGACCCGTCTTGTTCTCTCGCCAACGCAATAGAAAATATTGATATCGGAGGCCCGACACTATTGCGAGCGGCGGCGAAGAATTACCCTTTCGTTACGGTTATTACGGACCCGGATGATTATGTCAGAGTAATAGACGAGATGAAAGCCATGGGAGGCTCAGTTTCGGAAGCGACCAATTTCAGGCTGGCCAAGAAGGTTTTCAGACTCACCAATCAATATGACGGGGCTATTGCCACATATCTTGAATCAATAAAGCCTTCATGA